One Elgaria multicarinata webbii isolate HBS135686 ecotype San Diego chromosome 7, rElgMul1.1.pri, whole genome shotgun sequence DNA window includes the following coding sequences:
- the LOC134401156 gene encoding GSK-3-binding protein-like, giving the protein MPCRQPGGERFLLLERAAASLQSGPVGASSGSKEVDALVAKLGEVLQLSAQHRASSPAPRLLPKHHGRDRAAPYSSPRGLGFLASLHHQRPPPSLLLLPPSPPPSADQKGSPRVAKQLCGRGWLRSAARAGGKKRQPHHHPHHPLLPAGEDDDPHRLLQQLILSGNLIKEAVRRLQLAATATAASTAVETSATGSPGSASSTGSCCHSSSGEGDSAAATAFSVSSLQPLP; this is encoded by the coding sequence ATGCCTTGCCGGCAGCCGGGCGGAGAGCGCTTCCTGCTGCTGGAGCGCGCCGCCGCGTCCTTGCAGAGCGGCCCCGTCGGGGCGAGCAGCGGCTCCAAGGAAGTGGACGCGTTGGTGGCCAAGCTGGGCGAGGTGCTGCAGTTGAGCGCCCAGCACCGGGCGTCGTCTCCGGCCCCTCGGCTGCTCCCCAAACACCACGGCCGGGACCGAGCGGCTCCGTACTCGTCGCCGAGGGGGCTCGGCTTCCTAGCCTCGCTGCACCACCAGCGCCCGCCgccgtcgctgctgctgctgccgccgtcgccgccgccgtCCGCGGACCAGAAGGGCAGCCCTCGGGTGGCCAAGCAACTGTGCGGCCGGGGCTGGCTGCGGAGCGCGGCCCGGGCCGGGGGGAAGAAGAGGCAGCCGCATCACCACCCACACCACCCTCTGCTGCCCGCGGGCGAAGACGACGACCCGCACCGGCTCTTGCAACAGCTCATCCTCTCCGGGAACCTCATCAAGGAAGCCGTCCGGCGATTGCAACTGGCGGCCACCGCCACAGCCGCCTCGACGGCGGTGGAGACCTCCGCCACCGGCTCGCCCGGCTCTGCCTCGTCCACCGGCAGCTGCTGCCACAGCAGTAGTGGCGAAGGGGACTCGGCTGCAGCCACAGCCTTCTCCGTCTCCTCTTTGCAACCGCTGCCCTAG